One Actinospica robiniae DSM 44927 genomic region harbors:
- a CDS encoding carbohydrate ABC transporter permease has translation MAVTEAHRSARGAARPARRSRKAWNPNKRRKSPTLTIVMTLGLIYSLFPLFWLVVNASKSESNLFSTNGLWFGGHFSLFDNVKQTLTYNGDEFVHWFGNTLLYVAAGAGGATVLATLAGYGLARFEFPGKRGVLAIVLGAVAIPATILVVPTFLMFSKMGLVNTYWAIIIPSLINPFGLYLMWIFARDAIPVELLEAARVDGARELRIFLSIALRLLRPGMITVLLFAVVQTWNNYFLPLVMLNKPGLYPLTVGLNQWNAQSQTAGGVPIFNLVLTGSLLMVIPIMAVFLVMQRYWQSGLTAGSVKQ, from the coding sequence ATGGCCGTGACCGAAGCCCACCGCTCCGCCCGCGGCGCCGCGCGCCCGGCCCGCCGGTCCCGCAAGGCGTGGAACCCGAACAAGCGGCGCAAGTCTCCGACGCTCACGATCGTGATGACGCTCGGCCTGATCTACTCGCTGTTCCCGTTGTTCTGGCTGGTCGTCAACGCCTCCAAGTCGGAGTCGAACCTGTTCAGCACCAACGGGCTCTGGTTCGGCGGGCACTTCTCGCTCTTCGACAACGTCAAGCAGACCCTCACCTACAACGGTGACGAGTTCGTGCACTGGTTCGGCAACACGCTGCTCTACGTCGCGGCGGGCGCCGGCGGAGCGACCGTCCTGGCCACGCTGGCCGGCTATGGACTGGCGCGGTTCGAGTTCCCGGGCAAGCGCGGCGTGCTCGCGATCGTGCTCGGGGCCGTGGCGATCCCGGCCACGATCCTGGTGGTCCCGACCTTCCTGATGTTCAGCAAGATGGGCCTGGTCAACACCTACTGGGCGATCATCATCCCGTCGCTGATCAACCCGTTCGGGCTCTACCTGATGTGGATATTCGCCCGGGACGCGATCCCGGTCGAACTGCTCGAGGCCGCCCGGGTGGACGGCGCCCGGGAATTGCGGATCTTCCTGTCCATCGCGCTGCGGCTGCTGCGCCCCGGCATGATCACGGTGCTGCTGTTCGCGGTCGTGCAGACCTGGAACAACTACTTCCTGCCGCTGGTCATGCTCAACAAGCCCGGCCTGTATCCCCTCACGGTGGGCCTGAACCAGTGGAACGCCCAGTCGCAGACGGCAGGCGGCGTCCCCATCTTCAACCTCGTCCTCACCGGCTCGCTGCTCATGGTCATCCCGATCATGGCCGTGTTCCTGGTGATGCAGCGCTACTGGCAGTCGGGCCTGACCGCCGGAAGCGTCAAACAGTGA
- a CDS encoding carbohydrate ABC transporter permease produces MTVLTPETGSDAGAAGARRRIRRGRLRARWTGWGFVAPFFLVFLFALVAPIVYAVYLSLFQDKLIGGNRFAGFANYTEAFKDPQFWAGFERVALFLVVQVPVMLVLALAVAFAVDSARLHWTPLYRIAVFLPYAVPAVVGALMWGFMYGTQFGLVSEFDRWFHVNLPDPLGNSLMLPAIGNIVTWEYVGYNMLIFYSALRVIPHDIYEAAELDNAGAWRIIWHIKLPALRPAMLLATVFSIIGSFQLFTEPAVLYPIAKDQIGSAYTPNWYAYNLSFNGQEYNYSATIAIVMGLLTVIVAYLVQRLGQRKQGA; encoded by the coding sequence ATGACAGTGCTGACACCGGAGACCGGCAGTGACGCCGGCGCCGCCGGAGCCCGACGCCGGATACGGCGGGGGCGGCTTCGCGCGCGCTGGACGGGATGGGGCTTCGTCGCCCCCTTCTTCCTGGTCTTCCTGTTCGCGCTGGTCGCCCCGATCGTCTACGCCGTCTACCTGAGCCTGTTCCAGGACAAGCTCATCGGCGGCAACCGGTTCGCGGGCTTCGCCAACTACACCGAGGCGTTCAAGGACCCGCAGTTCTGGGCCGGCTTCGAGCGGGTGGCGCTGTTCCTGGTCGTGCAGGTGCCGGTGATGCTGGTCCTGGCGCTGGCCGTGGCCTTCGCCGTCGACAGCGCACGCCTGCACTGGACGCCGCTGTACCGGATCGCCGTCTTCCTGCCCTATGCGGTGCCCGCCGTCGTCGGCGCGCTGATGTGGGGCTTCATGTACGGCACGCAGTTCGGCCTGGTCAGCGAGTTCGACCGCTGGTTCCACGTCAACCTGCCCGACCCGCTCGGCAACTCGCTGATGCTCCCGGCCATCGGCAACATCGTCACCTGGGAGTACGTCGGCTACAACATGCTGATCTTCTACTCCGCGCTGCGGGTGATCCCGCACGACATCTACGAGGCCGCGGAACTCGACAACGCCGGGGCGTGGCGGATCATCTGGCATATCAAGCTCCCGGCGCTGCGCCCGGCGATGCTGTTGGCCACCGTCTTCTCGATCATCGGCAGCTTCCAGCTGTTCACCGAGCCGGCCGTGCTCTACCCGATCGCCAAGGACCAGATCGGCAGCGCGTACACGCCCAACTGGTACGCCTACAACCTGTCCTTCAACGGCCAGGAGTACAACTACTCGGCCACCATCGCCATCGTCATGGGCCTGCTGACGGTGATCGTCGCCTACCTCGTCCAGCGCCTCGGCCAGCGCAAGCAGGGAGCCTGA
- a CDS encoding substrate-binding domain-containing protein yields the protein MGDVAKHAGVSSQTVSRVSNGHANVDPATRQRVIDSMQALGYRPNSAARALRLGRFRTIGVIMFTLRTFGNMRTLDAIATEAAGADYSVTLIPVRAATMDQVSGAYSRLSEAAVDGVIIIFEAHLLDEAEFTLPPGLPVVVIDSNAGHQYTVVDTDQADGARQATEHLLGLGHRQVWHIAGPQTSFSAGHRVESWQRTLREAGIEPPPVLHGDWSTESGHRHGLTLGRDPEVTAIFAGNDQMALGAMRALHELGREVPGDISIVGFDDLEEAHSFWPPLTTIRQDFGEVGRQAIQHLLRKVGGEDDGGNERVTVPTRLIVRESTAPPKH from the coding sequence ATGGGGGACGTGGCCAAGCACGCCGGGGTCTCCTCGCAGACCGTCTCCCGGGTCTCCAACGGCCACGCGAACGTGGATCCGGCCACCCGGCAACGGGTGATCGACTCGATGCAGGCGCTGGGCTACCGCCCCAACTCGGCCGCGCGGGCGCTGCGGCTCGGCCGTTTCCGCACCATAGGCGTGATCATGTTCACCCTGCGCACGTTCGGCAACATGCGCACGCTGGACGCGATCGCCACCGAGGCGGCGGGCGCCGACTACTCGGTGACCCTGATCCCGGTGCGGGCGGCCACGATGGACCAGGTCTCCGGCGCGTACAGCCGGCTGAGCGAGGCGGCCGTGGACGGGGTGATCATCATCTTCGAGGCGCACCTGCTGGACGAAGCAGAGTTCACCCTGCCGCCCGGCCTGCCGGTGGTCGTCATCGACTCCAACGCGGGCCACCAGTACACCGTCGTCGACACCGACCAGGCGGACGGCGCGCGGCAGGCCACCGAGCACCTGCTCGGCCTCGGCCACCGCCAGGTCTGGCACATCGCCGGCCCGCAGACCTCGTTCTCGGCCGGCCACCGAGTGGAGTCCTGGCAGCGCACGCTGCGCGAAGCCGGAATCGAGCCGCCGCCGGTGCTGCACGGCGACTGGTCCACCGAATCAGGGCACAGGCACGGCCTGACCCTGGGCCGGGACCCGGAGGTGACGGCGATCTTCGCCGGAAACGACCAGATGGCGCTCGGCGCCATGCGAGCGCTGCACGAGCTCGGCCGGGAAGTGCCCGGCGACATCAGCATCGTGGGCTTCGACGACCTCGAAGAAGCCCACTCCTTCTGGCCGCCGCTGACCACGATCCGGCAGGACTTCGGCGAGGTCGGCCGGCAGGCGATACAGCATCTGCTGCGCAAGGTAGGCGGCGAGGACGACGGCGGCAACGAGCGGGTCACCGTGCCCACGCGCCTGATCGTGCGGGAGAGCACCGCGCCGCCGAAGCACTGA
- a CDS encoding GH92 family glycosyl hydrolase, which translates to MRSTHRQRAIRHRTLRHGVAALAAATLSLGVLGAGVQTAAAAALPQTVGDPTALVDPFIGTGDGGGVVGPVNSYPGASAPFGMLNWSPDTTSRPSAGGYAYTDSSTIGFSVTHVSGAGCGIAGDLPILPTVGTIGTNPTSTTAPFSHADETAAPGSYSTTIGTGSSAIGVDLAATTRTGLGSFTYPAGSTANVLFKVGDSQAFVNDADVSIVGDDQVTGSITEGKFCDMPNKSTVYFAAQFNRPFTSEGTWNGSTVNAGSTSATGSNSGAYVGFDTSTSATVGMRVSVSYVSVADAQANLRAEQHGWSVSAVAAQTRSQWRKLLSEIEIGGGTHAQQAEFYTALYHALLEPSTFSDANGDYMGMDDKVHRTAAGQAQYTTFSGWDIYRDEVPLLAVLAPKQTSAMMQSLVNDAKQGGWLPKWPVANGYTGMMGGDSADAIIAEAYAFGARDFDTAGALSAMVKGASVVQDASDSSDLGQGTYEERPGLDTYLKDGYVVNDAASSGSAVPDGASLTLEYATDDFAISQFAGDLGRRSTAEQFLTRSQNWTNIYNVDSGFLQPRDASGAFPTGNPVSDGLGSFGQSGFQEGNAAQYLFSVPQNLNGLIGALGGDTATVSRLDTFFQQDQAGPDSPYYWAGNEVDMLAPWVYDYAGAPYKTQAEVHALLDDVYADTPAGEPGNDDLGATSSWYVWGALGMYPETPGAPVLALSAPIFPVVHLNLPSHQLSITAPGASDQGYVSSMSIDGRNWQKAWIPASDLVGGAGSGQRTSIGVGISATPNTRWAASAQDAPPSYPAGKTSFPTGVVPSSVASDPAGLTATAGSSDSATLTFTLGVGAYGDEAGKIRQLHWTAQPPEGVTVSPASGTAQVSGDTATVTVSFDVAADAPQGFSQVGFALSDPQDVPLPTLTVPVAVIGPGDTATVCTTLDTTNTDNGLIQQEGGDGTTTPVTVDGMTARQTTESAPGDLNMYFQVDKRLVGTGDYAATVTFEYYDTGTNNWQLQYAMHGGSAYTGAGSVTNTNTNTWKTVTFNLPDAAVSEAMNNQADFRIWSADPVTIHSAVATITGAGVLPMDLCPAS; encoded by the coding sequence ATGCGCAGCACCCATCGACAACGCGCCATCCGACACCGAACCCTTCGACACGGCGTAGCGGCCCTGGCCGCCGCGACGCTGAGCCTCGGCGTGCTCGGCGCCGGGGTCCAGACCGCGGCGGCGGCCGCGCTCCCGCAGACCGTCGGCGACCCGACCGCGCTGGTCGACCCGTTCATCGGCACCGGTGACGGCGGCGGCGTGGTCGGCCCGGTCAACTCGTATCCGGGCGCCTCGGCCCCGTTCGGCATGCTCAACTGGAGCCCGGACACCACCTCGCGCCCGTCGGCCGGCGGCTACGCCTACACCGACTCGTCCACGATCGGATTCAGCGTCACGCACGTCTCCGGCGCCGGCTGCGGCATCGCCGGGGACCTGCCGATCCTGCCCACCGTGGGCACCATCGGCACGAATCCGACCTCGACCACCGCACCGTTCAGCCACGCGGACGAGACGGCCGCGCCCGGCTCCTACTCCACCACGATCGGCACCGGATCCTCCGCCATCGGTGTCGACCTCGCCGCGACCACGCGGACCGGGCTCGGCTCCTTCACCTACCCGGCCGGATCCACCGCGAACGTGCTGTTCAAGGTGGGTGACTCGCAAGCGTTCGTGAACGACGCGGACGTCTCGATCGTCGGCGACGACCAGGTCACCGGCTCCATCACCGAGGGCAAGTTCTGCGACATGCCGAACAAGTCCACGGTCTACTTCGCCGCCCAGTTCAACCGCCCGTTCACGAGTGAGGGCACCTGGAACGGCTCGACCGTCAACGCCGGAAGCACGAGCGCGACCGGCTCGAATTCCGGTGCCTACGTCGGATTCGACACCAGCACCTCGGCGACCGTAGGCATGCGGGTCTCGGTCAGCTACGTCAGCGTGGCCGACGCGCAGGCGAACCTGCGGGCCGAACAGCACGGCTGGAGCGTTTCGGCGGTGGCCGCGCAGACCCGCAGCCAGTGGCGCAAGCTGCTCTCGGAGATCGAGATCGGTGGCGGCACGCACGCGCAACAGGCAGAGTTCTACACCGCGCTCTACCACGCGCTGCTCGAGCCGAGCACGTTCAGCGACGCGAACGGCGACTACATGGGCATGGACGACAAGGTCCACCGCACCGCCGCCGGGCAGGCTCAGTACACGACGTTCTCCGGCTGGGACATCTACCGCGATGAAGTGCCCTTACTCGCCGTATTGGCGCCGAAACAGACCAGCGCGATGATGCAGTCCCTGGTCAACGATGCGAAGCAGGGCGGCTGGCTGCCGAAGTGGCCGGTGGCCAACGGCTACACGGGCATGATGGGCGGCGATTCGGCCGACGCGATCATCGCCGAGGCCTACGCGTTCGGCGCCCGCGACTTCGACACCGCGGGCGCGCTGTCCGCGATGGTCAAGGGCGCCTCCGTCGTGCAGGACGCGTCCGACAGCAGCGACCTCGGTCAGGGCACTTATGAGGAGCGACCCGGCCTCGACACGTACCTCAAGGACGGGTACGTGGTGAACGACGCGGCAAGCTCCGGCTCGGCAGTACCGGACGGCGCCTCGCTCACCCTCGAGTACGCCACCGACGACTTCGCCATCTCCCAGTTCGCCGGGGATCTCGGCCGCAGGTCCACGGCCGAGCAGTTCCTGACCAGATCGCAGAACTGGACGAACATCTACAACGTCGACTCGGGCTTCCTCCAGCCGCGCGACGCGTCCGGCGCCTTCCCGACCGGAAACCCGGTCAGCGACGGACTCGGTTCGTTCGGCCAATCGGGCTTCCAGGAAGGCAATGCGGCGCAGTACCTCTTCTCGGTGCCGCAGAACCTCAATGGCCTGATCGGTGCGCTGGGAGGCGACACGGCGACGGTCTCGCGCCTCGACACCTTCTTCCAGCAGGACCAGGCCGGCCCCGACTCGCCGTACTACTGGGCCGGCAACGAGGTCGACATGCTCGCACCCTGGGTCTACGACTACGCCGGAGCCCCGTACAAGACGCAGGCCGAGGTGCACGCGCTGCTCGACGACGTCTACGCGGACACGCCTGCAGGCGAGCCCGGAAACGACGACCTCGGCGCGACCAGCTCCTGGTACGTCTGGGGCGCGCTCGGGATGTATCCCGAGACCCCGGGCGCCCCGGTGCTCGCGCTCAGTGCGCCGATCTTCCCGGTGGTGCACCTGAACCTGCCCTCGCATCAGCTCTCGATCACCGCGCCCGGCGCATCTGACCAGGGCTATGTCAGCAGCATGTCGATCGACGGCCGGAACTGGCAGAAGGCCTGGATCCCGGCCTCCGACCTGGTCGGCGGCGCGGGTTCGGGGCAGCGGACCTCGATCGGCGTCGGCATCTCCGCGACGCCGAACACCAGGTGGGCGGCCTCGGCGCAGGACGCGCCGCCGTCCTACCCGGCGGGTAAGACGAGCTTCCCGACCGGCGTGGTGCCTTCGTCGGTGGCGAGCGACCCGGCCGGCCTGACCGCAACCGCCGGCTCCTCCGACTCGGCGACGCTCACCTTCACCCTCGGCGTCGGCGCATACGGCGACGAGGCCGGCAAGATCCGGCAGCTGCACTGGACGGCGCAGCCGCCGGAAGGCGTCACGGTGAGCCCGGCGTCCGGAACCGCGCAGGTCTCCGGAGACACTGCGACCGTCACAGTGTCCTTCGACGTCGCAGCCGACGCGCCGCAGGGCTTCAGCCAGGTCGGCTTCGCACTGAGCGATCCGCAGGACGTGCCGCTGCCGACGCTCACCGTCCCTGTGGCGGTGATCGGCCCCGGCGACACGGCGACCGTGTGCACGACGCTCGACACCACCAACACCGACAATGGTCTGATCCAGCAGGAAGGCGGTGACGGCACGACCACCCCGGTCACCGTCGACGGCATGACCGCCCGCCAGACCACCGAGAGCGCGCCGGGCGACCTGAACATGTACTTCCAGGTCGACAAGCGACTCGTCGGCACGGGCGACTACGCCGCCACCGTCACCTTCGAGTACTACGACACCGGCACGAACAACTGGCAGCTGCAGTACGCGATGCACGGCGGCAGCGCCTACACCGGAGCCGGCTCGGTGACGAATACGAACACGAACACCTGGAAGACCGTCACCTTCAACCTGCCCGACGCCGCGGTCAGCGAGGCCATGAACAACCAGGCCGACTTCCGCATCTGGTCCGCGGATCCGGTGACCATCCACTCGGCGGTGGCCACCATCACCGGTGCGGGGGTGCTGCCGATGGACCTCTGCCCGGCCAGCTGA
- a CDS encoding glycoside hydrolase family 3 C-terminal domain-containing protein, giving the protein MLRERRPRGPKGIHVLSAVAVAAAVAIGAPTGAHAASTDGGRSAPLPIYLDTHYTPQERAADLVSRMTLPEKVAQLSTNSAPAIPRLGVQQYTYWSEGQHGVNTLGANQVNNGNGGAVRATSFPTNFASTMSWDPSLVYQETTAISDEARGFLDKSLYGTGQNNLGPSASDYGSLTFWAPTVNLDRDPRWGRTDEAFGEDPYLVSEMSDAFVDGYEGNTPSGKSENGYLKVAATAKHYALNDVEDNRTGISSDVSDVDLRDYYTKQFASLIQDAHVSGLMTSYNAINGTPSVADTYTTNLLAQRTYGFDGYITSDCGAIGTTYLNFPSGHDWAPPGWTTDNGGATGTWTNTATGATVPSQAGGQAYALRAGTDLNCAGGENTLSNIEAAIKAGALSENVIDNALVQLFTVRMETGEFDSASHNSYTSINKSVIQSPAHQQLATTVADNSVVLLKNQPASGAGKALLPLNPKATNKIVIVGNLAGTVTLGDYSGDPSLQVDAVQGITAQVQAANPGAQVVYDGCGTSTTTTGAASCSAQTLADVKSADAVIVFVGTDTTLATEGTDRTTIAMPGDYDSLIQQVNAVGNPNMVLAIQSDGPVTIDDVQGDFPAIVYSGYNGESQGTALADVLFGKQNPDGHLDFTWYADDSQLPAMSDYGLTADETGGLGRTYMYFTGTPTYPFGYGLSYSDFSYSNVHADRTVNANGNAHVSLTVTNTGKVAGTTVAQLYAAAQFQQSGVSFPKEQLVGFQKTNVLKPGQSQRVTLTVPASSLEIWDPTSMNDVVYDGTYAFEVGASAADIKGTADVKVNGALKPVVQTVTVQPDQTGFQVGQTLDLTGKNPWIQDDTTGTGSVSQGRNMDVTADDIVEAANTDGSFADLSTSHVSYRSSDRSVATVSPKGLVTAVGDGAATITVTVNGVSGSTAISVGHKVGVSLPALSSAGGATTVTTTFTNTAPAGGATVRNVAMNLDLPSGWSATATSPSSFAKVAAGQTASTTWAVTIPAGQAGTFTLNADATVGGAHDSTGYAQTDVPFASFAAAYNNDAITSDSNRGGANLDGAGASYSQQALASVGVTPGVALVHDGLTFAWPDTQIGQADNVVAAGQTIDLSGSGSTLGFLGTSTWGPITGTGTITYTDGSTQPYTVGFGDWANGTAPTGGDVAIRAPYGSQPGNKTGWQTTIDYFPVTLDPAKTVKWITLPQGNPNPQGGIPAMHVFAVSIKSDNLSVAAPLTIQAGGSGTVTTTVTNPSSAALSDVSMALALPGGWTATNTSPDTFDSVAAGATASTTWTVSVPAGQQPGSQVIGVTEEVGGTQAGISGAQTQIPYASLADGFDNVSVTDDADHNPSDLNGGIDGGGNSLSAEALAAAGLTPGSAFTFNGTVFTWPAAAAGTPENIEAAGQSFSVTGSGSTLGFLGIAANGTASGTATITYTDGSTQQFTLGFGDWAGTSPYTGGQVAATSAYGNFQTQGSTTPWKASVFYDSVALEDGKTVQSVTLPAAGTQPIHVFAAAVGD; this is encoded by the coding sequence ATGCTGCGCGAAAGACGGCCGCGCGGGCCGAAGGGCATTCACGTACTGAGCGCCGTGGCGGTCGCCGCGGCGGTCGCGATAGGCGCCCCCACGGGCGCCCACGCGGCCAGCACGGACGGCGGGAGGTCGGCCCCGCTGCCGATCTACCTCGACACCCACTACACCCCACAGGAACGCGCGGCCGACCTGGTCTCGCGGATGACGCTGCCGGAGAAGGTGGCGCAGCTGAGCACGAACAGCGCGCCGGCGATTCCCCGGCTCGGCGTGCAGCAGTACACGTACTGGAGCGAAGGCCAGCACGGCGTCAACACCCTGGGCGCGAACCAGGTCAACAACGGGAACGGGGGAGCGGTCCGGGCGACCAGCTTCCCGACCAACTTCGCTTCGACCATGTCCTGGGATCCGAGCCTCGTCTACCAGGAGACCACCGCGATCTCGGATGAGGCACGCGGCTTCCTGGACAAGTCGCTCTACGGCACCGGGCAGAACAACCTCGGTCCCTCGGCCTCGGACTACGGGTCGCTCACCTTCTGGGCTCCCACCGTGAACCTCGACCGCGATCCGCGCTGGGGCCGCACCGACGAAGCCTTCGGCGAGGATCCGTATCTGGTCTCTGAGATGTCCGACGCGTTCGTCGACGGCTACGAAGGCAATACCCCGAGCGGCAAGTCCGAGAACGGCTACCTCAAGGTCGCCGCGACGGCCAAGCACTACGCCCTCAACGACGTCGAGGACAACCGCACCGGCATCTCGTCCGACGTCAGTGACGTCGACCTGCGCGACTACTACACCAAGCAGTTCGCGAGCCTGATCCAGGACGCGCACGTCTCCGGCTTGATGACCTCGTACAACGCGATCAACGGCACGCCGTCGGTGGCCGACACGTACACCACGAACCTGTTGGCCCAGCGCACGTACGGGTTCGACGGCTACATCACCTCCGACTGCGGCGCGATCGGGACGACGTACCTGAACTTCCCGTCCGGCCACGACTGGGCACCGCCTGGCTGGACCACCGACAACGGCGGCGCCACCGGCACCTGGACGAACACCGCGACCGGAGCCACCGTGCCCTCGCAGGCGGGCGGTCAGGCCTACGCGTTGCGCGCCGGCACGGACCTGAACTGCGCCGGCGGCGAGAACACGCTGTCGAACATCGAGGCCGCGATCAAGGCCGGGGCGTTGAGTGAGAACGTCATCGACAACGCGTTGGTACAGCTGTTCACGGTGCGGATGGAGACCGGCGAGTTCGACTCGGCCTCACACAATTCGTACACCAGCATCAACAAGTCCGTGATCCAGAGCCCGGCGCACCAGCAGCTCGCCACCACGGTCGCGGACAACTCGGTGGTGCTGCTCAAGAACCAGCCCGCCAGCGGCGCCGGTAAGGCTCTGCTGCCGCTCAATCCCAAGGCCACCAACAAGATCGTGATCGTCGGCAATCTGGCCGGCACGGTGACCCTCGGCGACTACTCCGGCGACCCCTCGCTGCAGGTCGACGCCGTGCAGGGGATCACCGCGCAGGTGCAGGCCGCCAACCCCGGCGCCCAGGTCGTCTACGACGGCTGCGGCACCTCCACCACCACGACCGGCGCGGCCTCCTGCTCCGCGCAGACGCTCGCCGACGTCAAGTCCGCCGACGCGGTGATCGTGTTCGTCGGCACCGACACGACCCTCGCCACCGAAGGTACGGACCGCACCACGATCGCCATGCCCGGCGACTACGACTCGCTGATCCAGCAGGTCAACGCGGTCGGCAACCCGAACATGGTGCTCGCGATCCAGTCCGACGGCCCGGTGACCATCGACGACGTGCAGGGTGACTTCCCGGCGATCGTCTACAGCGGTTACAACGGCGAGAGCCAGGGCACCGCGCTGGCCGACGTGCTCTTCGGCAAGCAGAACCCTGACGGGCACCTCGACTTCACCTGGTACGCCGACGACTCGCAACTTCCTGCGATGAGCGATTATGGCCTGACCGCGGACGAGACCGGCGGTCTCGGGCGCACCTACATGTACTTCACCGGCACGCCGACCTACCCGTTCGGCTACGGCCTGAGCTACTCGGACTTCAGCTACTCGAACGTGCACGCCGATCGGACGGTCAACGCCAACGGCAACGCGCACGTGAGCCTGACCGTCACCAACACCGGCAAGGTCGCCGGCACCACCGTCGCGCAGCTCTACGCGGCAGCGCAGTTCCAGCAGTCCGGCGTGAGCTTCCCGAAGGAGCAGCTCGTCGGCTTCCAGAAGACCAACGTGCTCAAGCCCGGTCAGAGCCAGCGCGTCACGCTCACGGTTCCCGCCTCCAGCCTGGAGATCTGGGACCCGACCTCGATGAACGACGTCGTCTACGACGGCACCTACGCGTTCGAAGTCGGCGCCAGCGCGGCCGACATCAAGGGCACCGCGGACGTCAAGGTGAACGGCGCGCTCAAGCCGGTCGTGCAGACCGTGACCGTGCAGCCGGACCAGACCGGCTTCCAGGTCGGCCAGACGCTCGACCTGACCGGCAAGAACCCGTGGATCCAGGACGACACCACCGGAACCGGCTCGGTTTCGCAGGGCCGGAACATGGACGTCACCGCGGACGACATCGTCGAGGCGGCGAACACCGACGGCAGCTTCGCCGATCTCTCCACCTCGCACGTCAGCTACCGCAGCAGCGACCGCTCGGTGGCCACGGTCAGTCCCAAGGGACTGGTGACCGCGGTCGGCGACGGCGCTGCCACGATCACCGTGACAGTCAACGGGGTCAGCGGCTCGACCGCGATCTCGGTCGGGCACAAGGTCGGTGTCAGTCTGCCCGCGCTCTCCTCGGCGGGCGGCGCGACGACCGTGACGACGACCTTCACCAACACCGCACCCGCGGGCGGCGCCACCGTGCGCAACGTCGCGATGAACCTGGACCTGCCCAGCGGGTGGAGCGCCACGGCCACCAGCCCGAGCAGCTTCGCCAAGGTCGCCGCGGGCCAGACCGCCAGCACCACGTGGGCGGTGACGATCCCGGCCGGGCAGGCCGGCACCTTCACCCTCAATGCCGACGCCACTGTCGGCGGCGCCCACGACAGCACCGGATACGCGCAGACCGACGTGCCCTTCGCGTCGTTCGCGGCCGCGTACAACAACGACGCGATCACCAGCGACAGCAACCGCGGCGGCGCCAACCTCGACGGCGCGGGTGCCAGCTACTCGCAGCAGGCACTGGCCAGCGTCGGCGTCACCCCGGGCGTCGCGCTCGTGCACGACGGCCTCACCTTCGCCTGGCCGGACACTCAGATCGGGCAAGCTGACAACGTTGTCGCGGCCGGCCAGACCATCGACCTATCAGGGTCCGGATCCACTCTCGGCTTCCTCGGCACCAGCACCTGGGGTCCGATCACCGGCACCGGCACGATCACCTACACCGACGGCTCCACTCAGCCTTACACGGTCGGCTTCGGTGACTGGGCCAACGGCACTGCGCCGACCGGGGGAGACGTCGCCATCCGTGCCCCCTACGGCAGCCAGCCGGGAAACAAGACCGGGTGGCAGACCACGATCGACTACTTCCCGGTGACTCTGGATCCGGCCAAGACGGTCAAGTGGATCACTCTCCCGCAGGGCAATCCGAACCCGCAGGGCGGCATCCCGGCGATGCACGTCTTCGCGGTCTCGATCAAGTCGGACAACCTGTCCGTAGCCGCGCCGCTCACCATCCAGGCCGGTGGCAGCGGCACGGTGACGACCACGGTGACGAACCCGTCCTCCGCGGCGCTCAGCGACGTCTCCATGGCGCTCGCCCTTCCCGGCGGCTGGACCGCGACGAACACGAGTCCTGACACATTCGACTCGGTCGCGGCCGGAGCGACCGCCAGCACCACCTGGACGGTCTCCGTGCCGGCCGGTCAGCAGCCCGGTTCGCAGGTGATCGGGGTGACCGAAGAGGTCGGCGGCACCCAGGCCGGAATCTCCGGTGCGCAGACGCAGATTCCGTACGCCTCCCTGGCTGACGGCTTCGACAACGTCTCCGTCACCGACGACGCCGACCACAACCCGAGTGACCTCAACGGCGGCATCGACGGCGGCGGCAACAGCCTGTCGGCCGAGGCACTCGCCGCTGCCGGGCTCACGCCGGGATCCGCCTTCACCTTCAACGGAACCGTCTTCACCTGGCCCGCCGCCGCAGCGGGCACCCCCGAAAACATCGAGGCCGCCGGACAGTCGTTCAGCGTCACCGGCAGCGGCAGCACGCTCGGGTTCCTGGGCATCGCCGCCAACGGAACGGCCTCCGGCACCGCCACGATCACCTACACCGACGGCAGCACGCAGCAGTTCACGCTCGGGTTCGGCGACTGGGCGGGTACGAGCCCGTATACCGGCGGTCAGGTCGCCGCGACCTCGGCGTACGGCAACTTCCAGACACAGGGCAGCACCACGCCGTGGAAGGCCTCAGTGTTCTACGACTCGGTGGCCCTCGAAGACGGCAAGACCGTGCAATCCGTGACGCTGCCCGCCGCGGGGACGCAGCCGATCCACGTGTTCGCCGCCGCGGTCGGCGACTGA